TTTAATTTTTTGAGGCATGACGAAGGAGTCAGTGTGCGAGTTGAACACAGGCACTTATAATTCACCTATAAAGATCCGGGAATGTGTGCAATGCAATGGACTAACAGatggaaaatgtttattttaacgtttttttttttgttgtttttttttttaaaggggaagGGTCTGCAAACAGCCCTGAATGCAAGAGTTGCTcctctcttcacacacacacacgcacacacacacaaaccatttCAAACTTTGTGCCAGTTGATAACCCACCACTACCTATGCTGAAGAACAGGGATGAGGAGGGGAGACTAAATGACGACTCTGTGCCTAATTctaggtttttatttttaagtgtttacaTGAAGAAGTtctattcaaaaaaaaaaaaaaaatacatacattcactCACTTTCTTCCTgcattacaaacacacacacacacacacacactcacacgcttTTCTACAATGTGTTAGGTAGGTTTACGGTTTCAGAGGTGTGTATATTTCCTTTAAGGCAAGCCCAGCAGAAACACATAGACAAATTGCACTAAACGTACTGTGGCTTATTATCAGGAactattaagaaaaaaaaatatgaggcTTTCGTCGGAAACGCAGCGTACGCTCGGCTAAACAGAATGTGAACATTTGGAACAGAACCAAAACCTCTTCACCTGCTTTTCAGCCGCCATGCAACAAGGATATCCTCGTAATCACACTAGAAAGCAGTCAAACTAGTCACATAGACATATAAAGTAGTGATACTGTATGCtgcagtgctttttttttttttttctctcttgtgcttaagtcacattttctttggcattttttcttttgtaccTTAAAGGTATGCAagcccctacacacacacaagacaagaCACATCGACTTCAACCACTTTATCATTTcatagtgtgtttgtgttaggggGAGTCCTCAGATTGAGGAAGATATGTTACAatgtgtttatcttttttttttcaatttcctcattttttttttttagaaatgacACTGTTTTGTTCATTATGGTGTGTTCCCCGGCTCTGTGAACATGACTTGATTTGTTTAAATGACGCTGGAGGGTCATTGattgtatgtgtctgtctgcctttttgcatataattatatattgaTCATATCTGTCTATCTATGCTTTACTACCTTGACATGtctatcagtgtgtgtgtgtgtgtatgtatgtatgtgtgtgtgtgttaatctgaATACATACACACTGGTCTGGATTTCATGTAGTTTGGTTGTTTGATCGCCATTCTCAAGTATTTTCTCAGTCTCCcaagatgtgtttgtttttttttatgttgcagTCTTTCCATCGAAGCATTTCTCACATTTACGCTCTTTTCCTTCTCAGCAGCACAACCAAAATAAATAGGAGAGAGTGTGGTCTTGTCCAGAATCAACCTCAGATCCTTACTGTCCTCAAGTCATGCCCCTAATCTGACTTTAGCTCCTATTGTGTTCAgagtttttagtattttatgagtttttattttatttctagaGCCAAAACTTTTATAACTACTCCTAAATATTTCCcctgtattttatgtttttggattgattttttttggaaCGACTCTTCAGAAATCTGCACTATGGCGTATGCAAGAAAGCATGATTTCTGCCAAAACCACCACAGGACCAAAGCGTTggttaaaaatgtgttaaacgGCTCTCGGGGTTGATTCTGGATAGTGCAAACATTTCTCCTACAAATGTATCTGTGAAATATGCCTGCCAATAGGCTACAAGAGCAGACTGAAGGCCTTTTTATATGGAGTGATAGAGAattcatctgtctttttttttttttttttcttttgtgttagAGTGCCAGTGGCCATTGCAGCCTACCTGTATCTCTGCCTCAGCTCCAGTAGACTTCTTCTATCTACCAGTGCACACTGAGAaaacttttctctgcttttgaAAGCAATTTCAAATGTCACATTAAGGGTCAAGTGTGATTTGTTGCCCCTTTCAAGTGGTTGCTGCAAGATTTAGTGCCTCTATAGCACTTATacctgcaagaaaaaaaaatagttttagagTTCAGTGTAGGCAAAACTTTGTGTTATCTGGATGCATATCAGTGTCTGAGGGCCTGGTAGTAACATACTGTGCTTTTTCTCACCTGTTTTCAgtgcagagatttttttctgcctccattTTCACTGTTGTTTTGTCTCACTTGATATGtatagtttgttgttttgtataaaaatgaaaagtgaaacacaaaatatttataatttttgtatggaagaaaaaaaaagaaaagaatgtaaaacaaaaaaacatgagaaaatggaaattattttttattgtgttggcTAAAGAAGAGGcgccaggaaaaaaaaaatcgtcaCAAAAAAAATACCgtcattttcttcatttgtaGCTAATGTGTGTTCACTACAGCAGCAAGGAGAGTCAACAATAAATTCATTTTGAATACAATAACAAACTGGTCCGGTCTGGCTGAGAACCTCCTTCAGCTTCCCTCCATTACTATTCTGTGAGTGTTCATACTGGCACTGATGAACTAAGCATGCATAATAACATCATGTGACAGGGGGGGGAAGCatttgcaaaagaaaaacagatttgtaaCCCTCTGCTTCACAGATATGATCTTTACACAGATACTGATCTCAGGAcatttcaatgatttcatgtttctCTCTACATCTGGGCTTCCAGGGAAGGATTTTTATcaagttaaaaatctgttagtTCCCTTTAATCCTCTCACGGACCCCAGCACCAAcgcctctctcacacacacacacacacacacacacacaaaggagcTAAGAAAACTCTGCATAGCAAACGTTAGACTGCACAACCGTTTTTTGGGTTTGTTAACACACAACCCAACAATGACACCTAGTGGAGCTCCTGGGACACACATTGGGAGTGTAACATGGCCACTGACGTCTAAATGACTCCTCTCATCATAAACCAAAACCGTTTTGGATTCTCTAACTGATTCCAAAGTAGAgattattcacaaaaaaacactgaatctgtaaagtaaaacacaaagtGAATAAGATAAACACAAAtaggtaaataaataatctgaaaTTAAACCTTTTAAAAGCTACATTACCCACAGGCAGATGCAAATCAGTTGAGAATGAAACATCAGAATTGCAACAGTTCCAGCTGTTcaactgaaacaaacaatttgTCAGATACAAATCCAGAGGAAATGTTTGgattaattatatattaatgtCAGGTTAGACGCCTAAAAGTCCTGAAGCTTCCCTCTTGccacagctgctgtttcctcCTCCACAGTCACGCTTGTCCAAACATCATCCATTGACCTTAGTGGTACTTCCTCCAGCGATCACGCTCTGGAAAAAGAAGCAACCGCTGACATGTCGAGTTATCTCCAAATCTAACCGTTATATAAGGAAACTCAGAGGAATCCGCGCACTTACTTATATGAGGGTAACTCCAGATGTAGCTGAGCACACAGTATCCTGCTAACAGCATGCCCAGTCCACCAACACTGCCTCTCTTCACATCAATATACCTCCTGTAATACCACTGCCAGCCTGAGGGAAGcatagaggaggagaggaaaacatacatgtaaaaaCTTCACACTCAACGTTACTACGGTGTTTGGGAAATGCGTTGCTTTCATgcagagatgagaagattgataccgcTCTCATATCTATACATTAAATGCAAAGCTGAAAGGCAGCAGGCAGTTAGATTTGCATAAAGAATGGAAGCAGccagcttggctctgtccaaagataacaaaatgtGCCAACCAGCACCTCCACatctcactaattaacacattatatctggTTTATTTAGTGTAAAAACCGCACGttgtggtttgcattatgtgccagactatttcttggctgggagcagtCACTGCTTCCAGCCAAGAACACAAGCCACAAATGGTAATTTTTACACTTTCTTTGTATCAATTAAAGAATAGATTCAcgatttttcaagtctgtcttaacagtcaggtgtccatatgaacagtgaaagaggttttcctcgctgttatcattcctcctgttcatactggctgttaaaagatccccttcgaatgtactttactttagtgatgggggacaaaatccacagtgtgtccacagtcatttagtgcaaaaatgcatttaaaagtttacctgaagcttatatgaggcttcagcagtctgagtcagtcatatcaagtggatatgcCATATGTCGtctttttttgcataaaattcccactttgtgtttcccttttgAGCTGCCGTGGAAGTATATtaataaaaagaggaacttgatttgactcatttggatgactgaagcttcatattaactttgGTCCTTATCACTTACATtgttatgaagggatcttctaatagccagtatgaCCAGGAGGGgtgattatagcaagaaaaacctgtttcaatgctaattttggctcctgactgttgatttaagacagacttgcaaaattgtgaacctgtcctttaaacaaacaatagtgaGTGCTATAGTGAGCTTTGGAGGTGCCTTTAGGAAGAATTTGTTAcatttggacagaaccaggctacCTGTATTTacctgtttcatgtttttatgctaagctaatttaagctaagctaactgtctcctggctgtagcttcgtTTTAAACGGAAAGACATGAGATTGGTTTCAAGCTTCTGGTCTAACTCTCTACAAGAATGTGAATCAACATGCTTCCCAAAATGTCGATGTATCGCTTTAAAAGCatgaaatcacacaaacacgAGGCCTACTGGTGTGACCCGGacagtatatttgtgtgtgagttgtGTGCAGTACTGACCTCTTTGCATCATTTCCACTACATCTCTAGGATGACTGGGGGATTTGCAGGCCAGCCACTCTGGCAGCTCCCTCAGTCTCACCTGCCCAAGACTCCGCTGGTTCAGACCACCTGCAGTTCATGAAGTTCACAAAGaatcatcacacaaacacaacacacacatccccCTTCGTTTCACTAGGGCTGTGTATTGTTTCAAGTTTTTGGATAGCGTCGCCAGTACGATACCACAATTATGCTTTTTTCAATACTTCACTTTGAGGAACACAAACATGaaccaagtctgtcttaaaaccacaatcaggagcccaaataaacattgaaacaggtttttcttgccgtaaccgttcctcctgttcatactgggcattagaagatcccttcataatgcaattACAATGTAAGTGGTGGagtcctcgttttgagcaaaaatatatatatagccgTCTGAGTtggtcaaatcaagtagatatctgccacagttactgtctttttagtataaaattccctctttgtgtttccctgttcaaCTGCAGCGAAAGgatggaaacaaaaagagggaattttatactaaaCAGGCTGTAACTTTGActgatattgacttgatttgacaaaTTTGGTCGGATGAAGCTTCATctttatcttcagataaacttttaagcACATTTTTGCACGTAAAGAAGAGGATTGTGCATTTTGTCCCCCCCTCACTTACAttggaaatgttttatgaagtgatctaatagtcagtatgaacagaaggaatgattacagcaggaaaaacatgtttcaatgttcatttggacttctgactgttgttttaagacagacttgaaacattAAAGTTGTCTAAACACAATCAGGTGAACATGAAACTATCTGAACAAGATTGTGAATCTGACCAGACATTCAACACCAGCTTCTGATACCTGCGACACATTTCAGTTGTAACCAAAAAATGCACTGAGATTCGATAGCCGGCTCTACATCTCTCTGTCAAATACTGACCTTTAGCTCCATCACCGGCAGTGTTTTCTCTCCGGGCCTCGAGCCGCAGTGTCTCCGTCGTCTCCACCCTGACAGGCAGAGTTTGCGTAGCGAGAGGGAAACGATGAGGGCTAGAAAGGTGTGTGAGTGACGTCATGTGATGGCCCAACTTCAGCCCCTCGTTCATGGTGAATGTAAGTGGAAGGGGCGTGGCTTGGCTCACCTGGGACGATAGATGGTCAGAGAGAAGCGGAGTTGCAGGAGAGGATAGTTTGGACTGAAGGGAACCGTCGTCTTGCAGTGGGATTAGATGAGATGCTTGTTTGGACTTTTTTCTCTTAGCTGGTGTTAGCTCCTTATGTTGTAAACTGGTACTGGGCAGCTGGTTTGATGGAGATTTAGCTGTTACCAAGCAGCTAACGTCTTCTTTTTGGTTCCCTGCTGGAACTGGACTGAGACTGCTTTCAATCTGGCCCAGGATGCCCATCCTGCTGGACTCACCGTTGTTTTTAGCTCGACCTAACGCGGTCTTAACATCCTGGAGGGTAATTCTGGCCTGACGACTACTTCTTTCAGATTTCCAGAGCATCTCATTCCCAGATAAATCCTCTCTTTCCCCCTCGCTGTCCTCCCAGAAGTTGTTTCTCGCTGTGCCTCTTGCACTACTTTCCTTCACTTTCGAGTCCACAGAGGCTGAggtatttttggttttggagagAGATTGTGACACCTTCTTTTTAGAGGCACGTTTGGGTTTGGCGTCTGTGGACAGAAGCGCAGGATAGGCACATGAGTCTGGATTAGTCTTGGTCCCTGAGCTTAGGGGACTAGTAACCGGGCTTAGCGAGGAAGAGCTGGTTCCCCCCAGTGGTCCCTTAGAAACCTGGTTGGACTTTGCAGCTTCTATCAAAGTACGGAGACTCTTCTTTTTAGGCTTAGAGAGGGCAGGAGACGGAGACGGAGATAGCGACGGGGAGGAGTCGAGGGAGATGGAGGTAGAGGAGGCCATTTTGATTTGATCAGAcagcttctgtttcttcttagtTGATGGGGGAAGAGATGAAGATGCTGGCTGCGATGCGGACGATGTGTTCGCACTCTTCAAAGAAGTCGCTGGTGATAATGACGGTGGCGGTCCTGATGACACTTCAGGCACCTTCTTActcttttttgtctgtgtggacTTGTTCTCCGACAAGCCTGCGGCCAGCTGAGAAGACGATGTAGTTGGATTCGCTGTGACATCATGTTGGGTTGGAGGTGTTTTGGACTTTGCGGCTGCCTTGCAGTGGGGCAGGTGGGTCTTCAACCTTTTGTATGTTTTCCCGCAGAATGGGCACACCTCTGTGGGAAAAAACAAGAAGTGCTCCTGTGTGATTAACaataaagctgcaatgattagcctattaatcgattagtcaatcatcAGAAAATTCATTGCCAACTATTtagatgattgattaattgttttgagccATTTTCAAAGAAAACCTACTAAAAtatctctggttccagcttcttaaatgtgaatattttctggtttctttagtcctctatgacagtaaactgaatatcttttggttggGACAAAATTTTAGGTCGCATCTTGGGCTTTGACTGTGACGGACATTTTTCATCGCATAACGTCACTCAACCTAGAAAAATGGGCGAGTGACGTCATGTGATGGCCCGCCTTCAGCCCCTCATTGGTCAATAACATgtcaggaaatggtgaaaaatgtcgatcactgtttcccaaagcccaagatgacgtctggatatgtcttgttttgtccacaacccaaagatattcagtttcctgTCATAGACAACTcaataaatcagaaaatattcacatgggagaagctggaatcagagaatttggacaggttttcattttaaagagtgATTCAGTAGCTCTACTTTGGCTAACTTCTACCGGTATCTGATGATATAGaaatctacagtatgtattatTTGTTCTTTACTGCACATATTGGGTTGATAAATCTTATTAATTAAGTATTAATATTAAGACATAAAAGGAAGTCACTAATACAGGCTGTGACCTTGTACTTGTGCAAAACTTTTAGCTGTATTCTTCTGTATTTAACCATCCAGCAGCGCAGTAAGTCACAATACAGgtaattaaacaaatataagAAGGCCTTATATTGGTCGTGATTAGGTCACGTGACGTCTCGTCCTTTTGTGAGTGACAAATAATGTTGTGATACTTACCGGAGCTCATTATGCACGATTCTGCTCAACAGCATATCAAGGCAAATCAAATCGAGTGAGGCATTTTCCCAAAAGTTTGTACCGTCATTCAAAGTGTCATTATTAATCACATGTATACTCAGTTGTGTCACttttacatacttttttttagttataGAAGTGTGCACGTTGGGCGCAGGGTCGTAACCGTTGCGAAGGGAAAGACCCTTCAGGGTAGCACGTTGGAAGCCtgaatataaataacaaaattatgtttaaataaTTACTGTATTGGTTTACGACTGGTTGAAAAACATGATGCGTAGGAGATGAGTTATCTGATGAGACTGTGACGGTTTATGAACATCCTATCTGGGCGTGTTTCTCATATATATGCAAGATCTGTTCAGTGGGTGTGGTGCGCCGACTTGCTTCTGTCTACGTCGTAAATTAAGATGATTCACTCCTGCCCACTTCCGGCTTCGCGTAAAACCCCCTCGGAACAGAAAACCGTACTTTCTGTTGACGCAATAGGTTAATATTCCCgctaaacatttgacatttgttttcGAGATGTATTTGATCTGCCCAGAGTAGTAATTGCGATGttattttagagaaaaaaatttgatattttactgATGAAAAATATCTTGAAACGGTTTTTGGCAGTactcttgtttttattgctctattttcttctctttgacAAAACTTTACAGCACGTGGtccagtttcagtttcagaagctttcagccacatcccGTGGCCTTCTTCAAGTGTATGGAG
This sequence is a window from Thunnus albacares chromosome 20, fThuAlb1.1, whole genome shotgun sequence. Protein-coding genes within it:
- the si:dkey-21c1.4 gene encoding serine-rich adhesin for platelets, whose protein sequence is MSSEVCPFCGKTYKRLKTHLPHCKAAAKSKTPPTQHDVTANPTTSSSQLAAGLSENKSTQTKKSKKVPEVSSGPPPSLSPATSLKSANTSSASQPASSSLPPSTKKKQKLSDQIKMASSTSISLDSSPSLSPSPSPALSKPKKKSLRTLIEAAKSNQVSKGPLGGTSSSSLSPVTSPLSSGTKTNPDSCAYPALLSTDAKPKRASKKKVSQSLSKTKNTSASVDSKVKESSARGTARNNFWEDSEGEREDLSGNEMLWKSERSSRQARITLQDVKTALGRAKNNGESSRMGILGQIESSLSPVPAGNQKEDVSCLVTAKSPSNQLPSTSLQHKELTPAKRKKSKQASHLIPLQDDGSLQSKLSSPATPLLSDHLSSQVSQATPLPLTFTMNEGLKLGHHMTSLTHLSSPHRFPLATQTLPVRVETTETLRLEARRENTAGDGAKGGLNQRSLGQVRLRELPEWLACKSPSHPRDVVEMMQRGWQWYYRRYIDVKRGSVGGLGMLLAGYCVLSYIWSYPHIKRDRWRKYH